A region of the Hemicordylus capensis ecotype Gifberg chromosome 9, rHemCap1.1.pri, whole genome shotgun sequence genome:
TATTTGTCCTAGGCAATCCTGttctgttacttgtaaagagaagcccatttacgcTTCCCCGCGCACAATGcctgtcactaagtccagtaattttgtcatgAGTCCATTGTCTGCCTCCCAGATTTTTGGGCTGGCTCTAGATCAGAGAAAATTGGTCAATGCCTGATTGAATGGAAAAACTAAATACTATTtttaactataactataacttcCTTGCAAAGTAATGTTTCAGTCACTGggaaacatttttgttttagCCTCATCTGTGTATGGTATGTTTGAAGGCTTCATTCTCTTGACTGCTGGATGCTTGGTCAGAAGATCTCAACTAGGAAACTTGTTCCCTCAGTAAAGCCAGTCTTTGCACCCTCTTTCTTTGATTCTTTTTCCTCTTCCATCTCTGTATTGTGTCTCCCCTCACAGTTGAAATGTAGCTTCTCAGTACAGAGAACTGTCCTTTTTTGCTGAATTTAGCATCATATATATTGAGTATACTATCTACATTGGCGATTATCTTAATTCTTGTCTGAGCTCTCTAGTCTGGATGAAATCTGACCTAAACCGACCTCCTTTGTTTGCAGGTATTGGAAAGAATGTCATCTGTGAGAAAGCTGCCACCtcaatagatgctttcaggatgGTCACAGCTGCCAGATACTATCCCAAACTCATGAGCATTGTAGGCAATGTCCTGCGTTTTCTGCCAGCCTTCGTGAAAATGAAGCAGTTAATAGAAGAGCACTATGTGGGCAACATTCTAGTTTGTGATGTGCGGGTTTACTGGGGAAGCCTTCTCAGTCACAAGTACAACTGGATCTGTGATGAGCTGATGGGCGGAGGTGGCCTCCATACTATGGGGACTTACATCATAGACCTCCTCACTCACCTGACAAGCCAAAAGGCAGAGAAGGTCCACGGCTTGCTGAAAACCTTTGTCAAGCAGAACTCTGCCATCAACGGCATCCGCCATGTCACCAGTGATGACTTTTGCTTTTTCCAGATGCTGATGGCAGAAGGTATCTGTAGCACGGTGACTCTCAACTTCAACATGCCTGGATCATTTGTCCATGAGGTCATGATCATTGGGTCCGCAGGGCGTCTGATAGCACGTGGGACGGATCTGTATGGCCAGAAGAACACGGCTTCCCAGGAAGAGCTCCTGCTTGCAGACTCTCTGAATGTCAACACAGGGCTTTCAGAAAAAGGATTCAAAGATATACCCCTGCTGTACCTCAAAGGGATGGTCTGCTTGGTGCAAGCACTACGTCAGTCTTTCCAGGACCAGGAAGACCAGCGAACCTGGGATCCCAAACCAGTTTCATTGGCCGCTTCTTTTGAAGATGGCCTCTATATGCAAAGTGTTGTAGATGCTATTAAGAAATCCAGCAGGTCTGGGGAGTGGGAAGCTGTGGAGGTAATGACCGAGGAGCCAGATGCCAATCAAAACCTTTGTGAGGCATTACAGAGGAATAACCTATAGTGAGAGCTGAACTGGAAATGTGCAGAAATCTTTAAGATGGATACATTCTTGTTTCTTATTTTGAGGCGTGGGGGGAGAAATAATGGAGAGTTATACATATGTTTAAAACCTCTAAGGAAATGCTTTTGTGTTTAAACTCATTTTAGAGAATTTTAAATGTTGCAAACAtatatgtgtgttttttaaagcaaaacttTTGAAATGGTGTATCATTAGGAAAACTTGAATTGCCCTTTGCACTCAGCAGTAGCTAAAACAAGTGTAGCATCTCTACCATTGTGGACAAATTTGTGTTTCTTCTGTGCACAGCTCTGGCATTCTTGCAAGCTGGATATGACCGCACTAGAGGAGGCCATTTTTAATGGGAATACTAGTGATCTCTTAAAGACTATTATTGACAGGAAAAAACCTCATAGAAGGAATGTGAAGAGGCAAATCTTTAAAATCAGTTATCAAAGGGAGTAGAAGGGACAGATTGCAGTCTCTAAGATTTTGTTCGAGGCTGAACTAAGGGTGATGGTGTGCGTACAGGTTTCTGTTCATGTATGAAGCAGTGTGTGTGAGTTTAGTAGTAAAAGGAGGGTCTGGGAGAAAGATGTTGGGTCCTTTTGCATTTTTCCTCCTCTGCAGTCAGTTTCTAGATCCACTTTTCTCTGTTCATTTTTTTTCTGGCTCCAATATCAGAATAGAAAAGGTAAGGTGCTAAAAGGGAATGGATGCTGCACTCCTTTTATTGTTATACCCCAAGGACATACACCCCGCTTTATATGTGATTGATGGCTCtatccagtgtttcctctaacagggattcccagatgttgttgactacaactcccataatctccaagcaaaagccattgcagttcaggattctgggagctgtagtcaacaacgtctacTGCCTCCATCCCATCTGGTTTGGCCCTTACTGTTGAATATTCAGGTTGAGATTGTGTTGACACTAGCCGCTCTCTCCCTGTCTAGGTTAGAGTGCTTTGTGGACTCCAGCTGCTCTTCCTACACGTTGGCAGATGTCCAAGGCTGAAGGCCTCTTGCACTTTTCTCACTTTCTCTCATGCCCTGTTCAGTGCTGCCAAATGCTCACCACCAGTGGAAGTCTTGTGGCATTCCTTGCTTGGCAGCACAGAAGCCAGGTCTACAGCCAGCTTTGATAGTCTGATATTGACTTGCCAAGTGTTCTGTCTGACTGTTTAATGAAGCAGAAATTTAATCCTTCAAGGGATATGAAGTTGGATAGAAAGAAAGTCTCTTGCTGTCTTCAGCTGTGTGCTAGTAGGAGTAGTTGTTAGCAGAGAAACTTAAGTGGTTTTGGTTAGATAAGTGAATTTAATCAGACACTGGACAATGTTCCCTATCCCTTCCCCTGTGGCAACTCAGCTGCTGCTTGTAGAGCAGATCTTTTGTGCATAATTTCCAGGTCTCAGAGCTGCTTTTCACTGGGCTTAAACTGAGAAGAGGTAGCTAACTTTTGTATGAACTTATTTGTTTACTtgaatgtttttattgtttccttCTAGGTTTTAATCCTGTACATTAATATAAAGCATTAACAAGCAACCTCAGTGTAATCTTGTAAATtctgtttgttattattattttaattattgggAGGAAATCAAGAGCTGGCAGAATTGGGAATCATCAGCTGTTCATTCTGCTCCCCAGAGAAGGGACACTGATTCTCCTCTTGCCACTCCCATTGAGTGTTTATAGTTGTTTTCAATATATCCTTAATTCTAGTTGCCGGTTCTGGTTTTGTGCAAGTGAACTAACAAAAGGAGGGGCTGATTTTGCTCTGTACTGAAAAAAAAATCCATAGTAAGGGAAGGGAACTTCAGTGCTGTGTTCATAgtattgttaatggaactgccccggggtgattggtaaacaccctAAAAGTTGCATttaggctttgtgtggggaaaataGCTCTAGGTAGGACAGTTCCTTGTCAGATTAAATTTActcaaagttgtggacccaggaaataactggactgaggcaaggttGAAGTTTCAAAAATCAGAAGAAGGGTTTGCTGAAAGGGGGGGGGTGGTacaggggaaagaaatatgtggttaaGCAATCCTATTAAAGATACGTTCAACTGCAAAGAGCATTTTAGCTTAAAATCCTAATTGTATAcattcccaggcaggctagagaaagaggctttagagcagggctgctcaactttggccctcctgcagatgttggccaacaattcttataatccctggctattgaccactgtggctgtggattatgggagttgtagtccaaacacaactGGGTTAGggtttgagcaggcctgctttagaggagGTGGCTGGATCAtcatttaagaaaaaggagcagaGATAGAGATGGGCCCAATGAGGGGCAAACATTCATATTACCTGAGCTTCTACTGGCACAGAAACCTCAAGGTTGCCTGAACAGCCGAGGGGCCTCGTTCCTCAGGGATAGCTCGGTCAGAAGCAGGGGTGAGAAGATTGGAGGGGTTAGGTGACAGAGTTGAATCCACAGGGGTGCCTTCTccgtggaaccagcttcctatgttggtgaggaagactgggcagatcaggctcaGCTAGAGAACCGATCTGGAAATTGGCACGAAGAGCTGGACACAGCCTGGTATGATGGCGTGTGAACAGCAGATCGCCCAAGCGGCTGGTAACTCCAAGGCATATGTGGGTCACCAAGGAgcagcacactggatcatggaattgGGGCTTAATATACCCAAGAACATGTCCTGGGGCAAAATTCCTGTTGCTCTTTGctgaataggtgtgttgggtggaacctgcaaggattccattgcTTCTGATGGCTCTTTCTGGGTGTAACAATGTATGAATGGCCGAGGCAAGCTgattgtcatgaaaatagagtgcatagacatgagaaggggaaatttgcatggacggagggtccaataatccaatcagtacttttaatgagTGTACCTCAAGGTCCTTATAGCTggctcaacctcttttgtgatgGGGGAGAGTTACCTCTAGGAGCCTTATCtggttcttcctgctgagttaattggcacattagctggctgTTATCCTTTATGAAAGGAGGGGAGGctgaggcagttcactctgagtgcagagtggcttTTGTTAACTTCTGAAGTCTATTAACATAGGGAGGTTCCAGTTTGCttgttagtagccaaatctaggtCTGGTCCACTGTcagctaagtgacctgtccccatgtgccacaagcTGAGGGCTCACGATCCTGTGAGTCTCCTGAGCATGACAAGAGTGATATCTCCAatcctggagactcaaacacaagctGGGTCCAGGTGGGGTGgcggcttctgggagcctgcaggaaagcattgctagtaacagTATGTAAATACGTGGAATTCGAGAATTCTTAATGGTTGACAAGAACTTTAGATGAGACACTGGGGATCTGTGATTCAGATCTCCTGAttcttttattaatattattaaagcCATGGGGAATGGAATTAGATTGGGACCCTGGTACTGATGGAGTGAAGATTAATCTCTTTTCCTGATCTCAGTTGCCCACAAGCTGTTTGCCTGAAAATGGGGGACGAGTTAAATTTTCCCATCCCTAACACAATGGTCCTGGTTAAATTCAGGATTCCTTTCCCTGAAGCTGCTTTTAAAGTAAGACTGAAAGCCTGATCAGTGATCTTCAGTGTCTCCTCCAGTTTGATCCTAAACTTCAGACATTGGGTATGGGGGGGGaggtgcagtgggggtggggtcaagATGAGAAATTAGGGTGTCGGATGAGCAGGGCCTGTTCCCTTGTACTTTTGAAGGTCTGTTTTCTCTTGATTTCTGAGCTTTTAATAGACATCATTCCTGTGTACTTCCAAAATGGGTCACACGCACAAAGGCTGGAAATCTTGTTTCTAAAATAAGCTGAGATTCTCAGCCAAACCCTACTTCAAATTTCTTCATCCAAGTGCATGTAATATATGCAGTCCAGGCTGGTGACTTTGTTTACAGTTGGTTGTGGTCCAAAAGGGCTGAGCTCAAGCCACAAACTCTGTTCCTGTATTAAGATTTGATCTGTTTCAACTAATTTATCTGTACTTCAGCATCAGTGATGAAAACATTTGAAATCTTGCTTATTCTGGAAATGCTGAAAACTAGAGCTCTATTTACTATACATgctatgttcagcacttgtacaatgtGTGTATAGTCTACATAGATTCAAATCTGTACAcgagtacagttattcacatagcatgttgaacgcaggtacagcagtacacttcctatctgtaacctgcatGGGGCTGTGGCTGTAtgtaggttcacttttaaaatgagcacaggtgcagtcattcacacacaaacatgtacatgtgtgaagACATAtgcacacttgtacaacataatgtctgaataggacttgagGCTCTTCGTTTTCTGTAGTGACTTAAAAGTTCAAGGACTggtgtttattatttgtttgtttgtttgattgattgatttctctaccgcccttccaaaaatggctcagggcggtttacacagagtaataataaataaataagatagatccctgcccacaaagggctcacaatctaaaaagaaacataagatagacaccagcaacagtcactggagggtactgtgctgggggttgatagggccagttactctccccctgcttattaaagagaatcaccacattaaaaggtgcctctttgccaagttagcaggagttatgtCTGTTAGTGTTCCCACTAATAGATATTTCTCTCATCCTACCCTGGGTGCCGCCTGGGCAAACATGGGAAGATGAAGGTACAACTTAAGTACAACTTAAGTACAACTTAACCATAGGAGAAGGGGCCTTAGTAACAGTTAAGTGAGTTCCCTCTTGCTTTTATTAGCAAAGAGCAGCATGGTGGACCATCCTATCCTGTCCTTCATGGTCTTGTCCCATAATAAGGaacacacaccccgcctccaaggagtgcacaaactagtttgtgcacatccctagccagtggCGGCTtctatcaaccctaagtgcagctccctgagtAATTGTTcgttgggcctgtgcaaagcttcactTGAAGCTGAATGCTCCACACAGTCCCCCGGCACCATACAGATGTGACTACTTCCAGAACGCAATGCTGCAATTTGTCCAGCATCTGTGGAGCTCCTTTAGGGCAAATGGAGCCCTCTTAAGCCCCTGTACCATCGTGGAAGGGGCTCTCTTAGAGAGCCCTCACAGCTCTGAGAAAAGTGCAATGCTGtttggaggtcagcacagtgggaaaagaCTCATACTGAAGGGTTTTTTTGCCaaggtggcccctgcttgaaaaatagcaaaGATCACTGTTTTGGGGAGAGTCTGTTCAGGCAAATGGACGGTCTATGCCCCTGTGCTCTTTTTAGCAGCCTGTCTCAGTTTGTTTATACTGTAGTGTTCTGTGCTggtacaaaaaacaacaacaaaaaacctctggtttctctttattttgcaagcAAAGGATGAGACAAATGCAAACACTTGAATATAATGAACCATGCCAGGGAAATACATCCAGATAGGGCAGATAAGCTTTACGTGGAGCATGTCTCAAAATGGTACTCTCTGGTGGGCATTGTCCAGGCTTGAGCCAACCCTGCTAGCCTTTGGTTCAAGCAACACATCCTACTAGGCGTTCCTACTTGAGCTGGGGTGAGAGTGGTGGGACAAGGTGAGCCGCACAGACACTGAGCATCTTGTCGATATCGACCTGCGTGGACTTGTCCACTTCTGCTTTGACTGCAGCTCCTGTCATGGTGCTTGTCCTCAGGTCTCTGCCTTTGTCTTCTGCAGCTGAAATAGTTGGATTGTATTTGTTACAAAAGCATGTGCATTGTTCTTCAGCTTTAAAAGCCTCCCAGGATGCTTCACAGGGTCATGAAACGATCATCGGCACAAAAGAAGCACAACTCTAAAATCCAGCAGGGCAAATAAAGCCACTAGATTTGAGTACATGCTGGGAGGCCTGAGCTGATGATAAAATCTCTCTGGTGCTGAAAAGAGATCAGATCTGGCGCCAGGTGAACTTCCAGGGTTGAGGGCATTCCAGGTATGGTGTACTACAAGTGAAGCCCCCCTCTCTGCTTCTACCCAACTGACTTTAGAAGGTGGGAGAGCTCGGATGAGGGTCTCTAATATATAGGAAATGGGAAGCTTATACCAAAttggaccattgatccatctagctcaatataatctacaccagggctgctcagcttcagccctcctgcagatgtaggcCTACAATTCCcgtaattcctggctattggccactgtggatgggggattatgggatttgtaggccaaaaAAGCTGGTgggcctatgttgagcaggcctggtctacaaggattggcagcagctctccaaagtttcaggcaggagtaatttccagccctacttggagataccagagattgaaccttagttcttcttcatgcaaagccgACAGCATTCAAATGCAGTCactcctccaaatgcaaaccagggcagacccttcttagcaaagtggacaattcatgcttgctgctgcaagaccacTCCCACCCCCGCG
Encoded here:
- the GFOD2 gene encoding glucose-fructose oxidoreductase domain-containing protein 2 isoform X1: MKMLPGVGVFGTGSSARVLVPLLRAEGFSIEALWGKTEEEAKQLAEEMDISFYTSRTDDVLLHQDVDLVCINIPPPSTRQIAVKALGIGKNVICEKAATSIDAFRMVTAARYYPKLMSIVGNVLRFLPAFVKMKQLIEEHYVGNILVCDVRVYWGSLLSHKYNWICDELMGGGGLHTMGTYIIDLLTHLTSQKAEKVHGLLKTFVKQNSAINGIRHVTSDDFCFFQMLMAEGICSTVTLNFNMPGSFVHEVMIIGSAGRLIARGTDLYGQKNTASQEELLLADSLNVNTGLSEKGFKDIPLLYLKGMVCLVQALRQSFQDQEDQRTWDPKPVSLAASFEDGLYMQSVVDAIKKSSRSGEWEAVEVMTEEPDANQNLCEALQRNNL
- the GFOD2 gene encoding glucose-fructose oxidoreductase domain-containing protein 2 isoform X2; the encoded protein is MVTAARYYPKLMSIVGNVLRFLPAFVKMKQLIEEHYVGNILVCDVRVYWGSLLSHKYNWICDELMGGGGLHTMGTYIIDLLTHLTSQKAEKVHGLLKTFVKQNSAINGIRHVTSDDFCFFQMLMAEGICSTVTLNFNMPGSFVHEVMIIGSAGRLIARGTDLYGQKNTASQEELLLADSLNVNTGLSEKGFKDIPLLYLKGMVCLVQALRQSFQDQEDQRTWDPKPVSLAASFEDGLYMQSVVDAIKKSSRSGEWEAVEVMTEEPDANQNLCEALQRNNL